One part of the Candidatus Omnitrophota bacterium genome encodes these proteins:
- a CDS encoding SDR family oxidoreductase, which produces MRILLTGGAGFIGSHLCAMLLEKGHDVICMDNLITGCMDNISHLSKDARFKFINNDVSNYIDVDGPIDCVMHFASPASPVDYLKHPIETLKAGSLGTHNALGVAIKYKSRFLLASTSEVYGDPLVNPQPEEYWGNVNCAGPRGCYDEAKRFAEAMTLAYHRSRGLDTKIVRIFNTYGPRMRDYDGRAIPNFICQSLQGKPVTVYGDGLQTRSFCYVSDLIDGIYRLLCSAINEPVNIGNPNEMTLLDLAREIIKLTGSSSRIEYRPLPVNDPKVRRPDIGKAQAMLGWKPVMELREGLRHTINFFKGGNV; this is translated from the coding sequence ATGCGGATATTGTTAACCGGCGGCGCAGGGTTTATTGGCTCCCATCTATGCGCTATGCTTTTAGAAAAAGGCCATGATGTAATATGCATGGATAATTTGATTACAGGGTGTATGGATAATATCAGCCATCTATCCAAAGATGCGCGTTTTAAATTTATTAACAATGATGTTTCAAATTATATAGATGTTGACGGGCCGATTGACTGTGTAATGCATTTCGCCTCTCCCGCAAGCCCTGTTGATTATCTTAAGCACCCAATAGAAACATTGAAGGCAGGTTCGCTTGGCACGCATAATGCCCTGGGAGTTGCCATTAAATATAAGTCAAGGTTTTTGCTTGCCTCAACCAGCGAGGTTTATGGAGATCCGTTGGTAAATCCCCAGCCGGAGGAATATTGGGGCAATGTTAACTGCGCAGGCCCGCGGGGTTGCTATGATGAAGCCAAACGTTTTGCCGAAGCCATGACATTGGCTTATCACAGGAGCCGGGGCCTGGATACCAAGATAGTGCGCATTTTTAATACATATGGCCCCCGTATGAGAGATTACGACGGAAGAGCTATACCTAATTTTATCTGCCAGTCTCTTCAGGGTAAGCCCGTAACAGTTTATGGAGACGGTTTGCAGACAAGAAGTTTTTGCTATGTAAGCGACCTTATTGACGGGATATACCGGCTTTTGTGTTCAGCCATTAATGAGCCTGTAAATATCGGCAACCCCAATGAAATGACATTGCTTGATCTCGCCCGGGAAATAATCAAGCTTACCGGCTCTTCAAGCAGGATAGAATATAGGCCCCTGCCCGTCAATGACCCGAAAGTTAGAAGGCCCGATATAGGCAAGGCGCAAGCAATGCTTGGCTGGAAGCCTGTTATGGAGTTGCGCGAAGGATTGCGGCATACCATAAATTTTTTTAAAGGCGGAAATGTCTGA
- the smpB gene encoding SsrA-binding protein SmpB yields MKRSPSKDIACNKKAFFEYTLLEKLECGIELKGPEVKSCRKADISLSGSFVKIENAQAYLYGMHISPYMQSGPYAPDPKRTRRLLLHKSQLSRLYGFASQRGYTLVPVRVYLKKGFVKIEIAVAKGKKLFDKREKLRQKTIEREIRRSIK; encoded by the coding sequence ATGAAAAGAAGCCCAAGCAAGGACATAGCCTGCAACAAGAAAGCCTTTTTTGAATACACGCTTTTAGAAAAGCTTGAGTGTGGTATTGAGCTTAAAGGGCCGGAGGTAAAATCTTGCCGCAAGGCAGATATCTCCTTAAGCGGAAGTTTTGTTAAGATTGAGAACGCGCAGGCCTATCTATATGGAATGCATATAAGCCCTTATATGCAAAGCGGGCCTTACGCGCCCGATCCAAAAAGAACAAGAAGACTGCTTTTACATAAGAGCCAGTTAAGCCGGTTATATGGTTTCGCATCGCAGAGAGGCTATACTCTGGTGCCGGTAAGAGTGTATCTGAAAAAAGGGTTTGTTAAAATTGAGATAGCGGTCGCCAAAGGTAAAAAGCTCTTTGATAAGAGAGAAAAGTTACGCCAAAAAACAATTGAAAGGGAGATCAGGCGCTCAATTAAATAG